One genomic region from uncultured Subdoligranulum sp. encodes:
- a CDS encoding putative ABC transporter permease, whose amino-acid sequence MTSPEVAARALYWFFVYGILGWCVEVIYAAIREHRLVNRGFLCGPICPIYGFGMVGLLHCMGRLPHGDGAPGVLTVFLVGMVLTTAIELIGGWALFRLYHIRWWDYSHLKGNLGGYICPQFSLLWGLGSVIMIKVVHPLLARGSDALPFRVLLPLDCVLLVFFAVDLGASAAAAAGLNRRLREIDELRARLRISSDKLTQLLGTGAMTADTLLDEQKLQLALAKLESRENADALRTELTARAEALRAKLRDIDLDRLGTRRLLRAFPRMQSARYAETLAATRQALVHLRRLARNARAAAQEAADRLRRQE is encoded by the coding sequence ATGACCTCGCCTGAGGTGGCTGCCCGCGCCCTGTACTGGTTTTTCGTCTACGGCATCCTGGGCTGGTGCGTGGAGGTGATCTACGCGGCCATCCGGGAGCACCGTCTGGTCAACCGGGGCTTTCTGTGCGGGCCCATCTGCCCCATCTACGGTTTCGGCATGGTGGGGCTGCTCCACTGCATGGGGCGGCTGCCCCATGGCGACGGAGCCCCCGGTGTGCTGACGGTGTTCCTGGTGGGCATGGTGCTGACCACCGCCATCGAGCTGATCGGCGGCTGGGCGCTGTTCCGGCTCTACCACATCCGGTGGTGGGATTACTCCCATCTCAAGGGCAATCTGGGCGGGTATATCTGCCCCCAGTTTTCCCTGTTGTGGGGGCTGGGCAGCGTGATCATGATCAAGGTCGTTCACCCGCTGCTGGCCCGCGGCAGCGATGCGCTGCCCTTCCGGGTGCTGCTGCCGCTGGACTGCGTGCTGCTGGTCTTCTTCGCGGTGGATCTGGGTGCCTCGGCAGCGGCCGCGGCCGGACTGAACCGGCGGCTGCGGGAGATCGACGAGCTGCGCGCCCGGCTGCGGATTTCCAGCGACAAGCTGACCCAGCTGCTGGGTACCGGCGCCATGACCGCCGATACCCTGCTGGATGAGCAGAAGCTCCAGCTGGCCCTGGCCAAACTGGAGAGCCGGGAGAACGCCGACGCCCTACGCACCGAACTGACCGCCCGCGCCGAGGCCCTGCGCGCCAAGCTGCGGGACATCGATCTGGACCGGCTGGGTACCCGGCGTCTGCTGCGCGCCTTTCCCCGGATGCAGAGTGCCCGCTATGCCGAGACGCTGGCGGCCACCCGCCAGGCGCTGGTCCACCTGCGGCGGCTGGCCCGCAACGCACGGGCTGCAGCCCAGGAAGCGGCCGACCGGCTGCGGCGGCAAGAGTAA
- the trmB gene encoding tRNA (guanosine(46)-N7)-methyltransferase TrmB: MRMRFKPYARPELLACDFHVHEPLTHSGHWRELYARPDQPWHLELGCGKGGFLAQIAPAHPDINYLGIDITDKVLILAKRKVEAAYAARQLPPDNVKIASLDIERLGNAFSPADRVARIYINFCNPWSKNAGSHKHRLTHPRQLLQYRALMDEGAEIWFKTDDDDLFRDSLAYFPAAGFEITWQTFDLHADEPAWNLRTEHEGMFSEQGIPIKALIARKGPDSTVSWVEPKELARQQEDNDDLA; the protein is encoded by the coding sequence ATGCGCATGCGATTCAAACCCTACGCACGGCCGGAGCTGCTGGCCTGCGACTTCCACGTTCACGAGCCGCTGACCCACAGCGGCCACTGGCGCGAGCTCTACGCCCGGCCCGACCAGCCCTGGCATCTGGAACTGGGCTGCGGCAAGGGCGGTTTTCTGGCCCAGATTGCCCCGGCCCACCCCGACATCAACTATCTGGGCATCGACATCACCGACAAGGTGCTGATCCTGGCCAAGCGCAAGGTGGAGGCCGCCTACGCCGCCCGGCAGCTCCCCCCCGACAATGTGAAGATCGCCAGCCTGGACATCGAGCGGCTGGGCAACGCCTTCTCCCCCGCCGACCGGGTGGCGCGAATCTACATCAATTTCTGCAATCCCTGGAGCAAGAATGCCGGAAGCCACAAGCACCGGCTGACCCATCCCCGGCAGCTACTGCAGTACCGCGCCCTGATGGACGAGGGGGCCGAGATCTGGTTCAAGACCGATGACGATGACCTCTTCCGCGACAGTCTGGCCTACTTCCCGGCCGCCGGGTTCGAGATCACCTGGCAGACCTTCGACCTCCACGCCGACGAACCGGCCTGGAATCTGCGCACCGAGCACGAGGGGATGTTCAGCGAGCAGGGCATTCCCATCAAGGCGCTGATCGCCCGCAAGGGGCCGGACAGCACGGTGAGCTGGGTGGAGCCCAAGGAGCTGGCCCGCCAGCAGGAGGATAATGATGACCTCGCCTGA
- a CDS encoding alanyl-tRNA editing protein, producing MTEKLYETDSYLQRFTATVLDCREVKGGWAVVLDRTAFFPEGGGQPCDTGRLGDARVLAVHTDGQTITHTTDAPLPVGAPVEGLLDWPARLDAMQQHTGEHILSGTLHRLYGAENVGFHIGSPYVRMDTSIPLTAQQLAAAEAEANAAVRADTRVRCYVPDAATLAATEYRSKKELEGPVRLVEAGGDRCACCGTHLARTGEVGLIKIISAQHYKVGMRLAVACGQRAYDAVAAGWADAEAAGRLLSVPVGNLTGAAGRLLEAEARLKQRLASLQNALAAACAAGAQPGKPCTVWAEGADGDGLRRIAMTVAADTGAACCALAPGGQGLAYALAAAPGGDVRPVGRALNEAFAGRGGGKPAFCQGSLADADEARVRAFLAENL from the coding sequence GTGACCGAGAAACTGTACGAAACCGATTCCTATCTTCAGCGGTTCACCGCCACCGTGCTGGACTGCCGCGAAGTCAAAGGCGGCTGGGCGGTGGTGCTGGACCGCACCGCCTTTTTCCCCGAGGGGGGCGGTCAGCCCTGCGACACCGGCCGCCTGGGGGATGCCCGGGTGCTGGCCGTGCACACCGACGGGCAGACCATCACCCACACCACCGACGCGCCGCTGCCGGTGGGCGCCCCGGTGGAGGGGCTGCTGGACTGGCCCGCCCGGCTGGACGCCATGCAGCAGCACACCGGGGAACATATTCTGAGCGGCACACTGCACCGTTTGTACGGCGCCGAGAATGTGGGGTTCCACATCGGCAGCCCCTATGTGCGGATGGATACCAGCATTCCGCTGACCGCCCAACAGCTGGCGGCCGCCGAGGCCGAAGCCAACGCCGCCGTCCGGGCCGACACCCGGGTGCGCTGCTATGTGCCCGACGCCGCCACGCTGGCCGCCACCGAGTACCGCAGCAAAAAGGAGCTGGAAGGCCCCGTGCGGCTGGTGGAGGCGGGCGGCGACCGCTGCGCCTGCTGCGGCACCCACCTGGCCCGCACCGGCGAGGTGGGGCTCATCAAGATCATCTCCGCCCAGCACTACAAGGTGGGCATGCGGCTGGCCGTGGCCTGCGGCCAGCGCGCTTATGACGCCGTGGCGGCCGGCTGGGCCGACGCCGAGGCGGCGGGACGGCTGCTGTCGGTGCCGGTGGGCAATCTGACGGGCGCGGCCGGGCGGCTGCTGGAGGCGGAAGCCAGACTGAAACAGCGGCTGGCCTCCCTGCAGAACGCCCTGGCAGCCGCCTGTGCGGCGGGCGCCCAACCGGGCAAGCCCTGCACGGTGTGGGCCGAGGGCGCCGACGGCGACGGGCTGCGGCGCATCGCCATGACGGTGGCAGCCGACACGGGTGCCGCCTGCTGCGCCCTGGCCCCGGGCGGCCAAGGGCTGGCCTACGCCCTGGCGGCGGCCCCGGGCGGGGACGTGCGGCCGGTGGGCCGGGCCCTCAACGAAGCCTTCGCCGGCCGCGGCGGCGGCAAACCGGCCTTCTGCCAGGGCAGTCTGGCGGACGCCGACGAGGCGCGGGTGCGCGCCTTCCTTGCAGAAAATCTCTAA